Genomic window (Rosa chinensis cultivar Old Blush chromosome 6, RchiOBHm-V2, whole genome shotgun sequence):
tcattttggctgaaaatttgcatagatgatctatacactagtacctaaaaattgaacagtcgagatgtggatgtgagaccgaaaagtgaccaaaaactcgaacttcacacattaatttcaaagcagagctccgctttagatatataatatatataagagATCTCTTTCTTTGGTGATTTTAAAGGGTTCCTCTGTTTTTCGATCATATATCAACATCTTGAcctactttcaattaaattgatGACTATTAAAGTATCGAGTTAGATTAAATCAGTGAACGAAACAAATATGTCCTAACATGAATtgttcatgcttataattgtaaatcacagtgACGAATGACTTaataattatcaatttggctgaaaatttatatAAGTGATCTATTTATATAGACCTAACAATTTAGATTGATAAGTGATCGAAAAATTGGTCTAATAAGCGATCtttaaaataactaaaaaacaaaaaaaccaaccCATCACTTGAAAAACacttaatatataaatatagtgtGCAGGTGATACTTATCTACATATGAGATATGAAGTCGGAGACAAGTGGGACCATGAAGAATGTTGATATATGTAGTCATCATGAAGAAATGTTGATACATGTAGTCATCATGAAGAAATGTTGATAacataaaagaaagaagaaggccACGCTATACTTTGTCCTCACACAACCAAACAATCATCATGGTTTAGCCGTTCAGCGTAAATAAGAGCTTTTCTGATGCagtaaattatataaaaaaaaataataaaaaaaattggaacCGCCTTCTTTTATTTCCTTCCCACCAAAATGAAAAACCCCGAGTCCCTTTCCCAATCCTCGAATCACCCAAATCCCAATTCACTCCCAACCGATAAAATGGTCACCGGCGCCGGAGCAGCCACCTCCAAGAAGCGCCAACGCGCCGTACACGCCGCCAACTTAaccgcctcctcctccaccCGCTCCTCCTCTTCCATCGTCCTCGACAAGCCCGGCCCCAACCCGATCCACAAACCCCACGAcccttctctccctctcttcaaCGACGTCGCTTCCGCTGACGTCATCCTCCGCCTCACCGTCGACCCTACCCTCTCAGACCTAACCTCAGATCACTCCCCCGACGACGTCGTTCTGTACCTCCACGCCGCCTGCCTCCGCCGCTGCAAATACTTCGCCGCGCTCTTGTCCGACCGATGGCAGCCGCGGAACCAAGACGGCCGGGACGACGTCGTCTTGGCCGCGCCGTATCGGATCAGCCTGGAAGTCCCGCCGGCCCCCGGAGCCATCGAGGCCCGCATTTCCTTGCTGCGGCTTCTCTACAGCGACGACGACGATTTCGCCTCCACTATAAACACCGCGGCGGCGGCGATCGAGCTCCTCCCGGTGGCCTTGGAGCTTCTCTTCGAGGACTGCGTCCGGCGCTGCGTTCAGTTCCTCGAGGCCGTGCCGTggacggaggaggaggagagtcgCATCCTCGCCCTGGTCCCTCTTCTGAGCGAAGACGAATCCAAGGACCTCCTGGCTAGGGTTTCGGGGACGAACAATTCCAGCGAGGAAATGCTGTATGGATTGATCACCTCCGTGATTCACAATCCGAACATGGCGTACGTCAAGGCGTTTGTGGCCAAGCTGCTGAGGGAGTTCTCCGCCAGGGACTCGGCGGAGCGAGTTCTGGAGAGGGCGTTTCAGAGCACCTTCAAGGTGGTCAAGGAGTCCATGGAGGACTACACCAGGCCCGGAGTGAGGGGAGACCACAATGAGACTGAGGCTATCCAGAGGCTGAATTTGCATACGGCTATGACCAATGGGAGGCACCTGCTGTGGCTGGTGGAGAGGATGGTTGAGCTCAGGGTGGCTGATGCCGCCGTCAAGGCTTGGAGCGAGCAGCCATCGTTTACTGCAGATTTGCAGAGGGCGTTTCGTGACGATGCTTGGAGGAATATAGTGCCTGGCCTGCCTGGTGTGTTGCTCCGCTGCACTGCCAAGCTTTCGAGTGCAATTGCTTCCGGTACTATTTTGGTTGCTGCTCAGGTACACTCTTATCATCTGCTCagttttatggaaattcattttctaGGCCATTGGGGATTAATGTGATTGATAACTAGGCTGTAGTTATAATATAGGAAGTAGTTTTGTGCTTCATTTTATCCATGGATTAGTTTACATGGTAACTTGAATGAGGAATAGAAGCCACAGTTTCGATTTGTCTCAGTTAAACTTTAGCTGCCCACAGTCTTCAAACACATAGATGTTCAAGATAGgaactttctgtttttttctaCACAATTTATTGCTTAAAGTAATGCTACGTAATTTGCAAATTATTAGAACAGAACTGGTAGGCGGAGCTAATCTATGTTGTTGCTGGTTTTCTTTCACTATGTGTTGCAAATGTACTATCCTACATGTATCTGTTCACATGGGATGTCTTGGCTATTTACATTTTTGAGTGAACACCAATGTGAATCTTTTGGCGAAGACAGAAGCAGCAGCCACTATAAATAGCTTAACAGTATGCTTGGATTGAGAGTAATTTAAATGAGAGAAGTTTTAGATTCACTTAGCTGTATAGTTTTTGTTTTACCTGACTTGATTGCATAGTTAAATGTGGAGTGAAAAAGGAGGTCAtttactttcttttcttctcttatgTATGATTCCTTTCTCTTTGAGTTGCAAGTGCACTTGTAAGTGACTTCCTGCTGAAGGGAATGTGAGTAAACTTCTTTCAAATAGGGTCGAGAACTCTAGTAGTTTCATTATTTTCCTTTCTGCATCACTTTCCACAATGCTTTGGACAAACATGTTCCAAATTTATGTCCTAATACTAATTGATATTGCTACTTGATTAGCAACCCAGTTTCAGAGAGTATCCTTTCTTCGTTGGTGTTAGAGTGTTAAACATGTTTCCTTGTAAGTTCCACATCAGTATATAATCTAAAAGAtggtgtttttatttattttcaggtTAGGAAGAAACTTGTAAATGATTGGCTTCCGGTTCTGATTGTATGCAAAGACAATACATCACCTCTGACGCCAAATAACAGACCCTTATACCTGGACCTGGAAGACACATTCCTCAAAATCATCTCTACACTCCCGATGTTAGATGCAAAAGAGTTGTTGCAGCAGTGCCTTATCTTCTCAACCCGAAATTTTGATGATTGCCCTCATTTGGTCATGGCTTTCAACACCTGGTTCCGCCGTGCTGCTCGACCCCCTCAAGGAATCTAGTGTGTGTAAGGGTGTTAGCCTTTTGTTAATATGAAGTAGTGCTTCTTTGCACTCTTGTTCTTGTGGATATTTATAAGGCTAGATTTTTGTTAGGCTGTTTCTGGCATTGTGAATATTAATTACCCTACTGTCCTAGACAGCCAAACTTGGCACCAAGTATATAAACCTCAAACTCTGCGGCAGAAAGTGAGTCTTGCTTCTTTGACGCTACCTGGTAGCTTTTGAAGTGGTCAGATTTAAATGGATTCTTGAAAAGTATATGATCTCTTAGGTAAATCTTTATTCTGTTGGAAGTTTTCGAACTGTAATGGTTAGTTGACTAGGTTTACACAGCTTGCCATTTAATAATATGCAGATGAATTTCAGAACTTTCCACTTTAACCAACTCAAGCAAGCCTAAATGATTCTTATGATGGTAtctaatttttattcttttcatttccttttgtaAGCTGTCCTATTCATCCAAATAGCAGATGTACTTTATTATTTTGAGGGGTCATTTGTTTAATCGAATTGATAAAACCTCATGTCATGTTATGATATTGAGGGTGGCAGAGACTTGGGAAGATGATGATCTCTTTCCATTAGGCTTGGGCACGCGGGTCTGTCTGGAAAGAGGTGGAAGTGGAACCACAACTGACATATCCGGTGGAATGCCAACATATAAGTATGATAATTCGAAGCATAGAAACAAAAGTGAAATTCCAATTTAAGAAGTAAGAAATAAGAACACAGCATTGATCTATCACAAGCTCCCATGTGCTGCTCTTCTCAATCACATCGATCTCTTCCGACATAGCATTCTTCCAGGCTTCGTCTTCCTTGTCTCTTCAAAGATATGGTTCTGCAACACAGAATTGCAGCTAGCATAGAAACCATTGAAACTCTTCATTCTAATTAATGATGAACTTGGTGATGAAGATCCAGCTGCTTGTAACTGAGGTCTGCCCACTAGAGTTACTTattgtggagatctttcaacaAACTTTTCTTTACATTCTCTTCATTCACATAGAATTGCCTTTTGCTTCCAATCCCAAGAGATTTTCTCATTGAAGATAACATCTTTACCTTCTCTAGTGTTCAGCCTTTAGTTTGAGTGCTGTAATGCACATAGATGCATTTCCCACCTGAATCATCAAGTTTCTTGCTTGTTTCCTTTGGAATATAAGCATATCATATAAAAACAAACACCTTGAAGTTGACATATGGTTTTCTGCCGCTCCATGCCTCAAATTGTGTTTTGTATTCCAATTTCCTTTGTAGTACACTTGTTCATTAGATACAAAGGAGTGCACACTGCTTCTCTCCATGCTCGTGAGTTTTAGTCTATATTGACTACACCAGGATCAGCAAGTATTACCCTGACTTTTATATGACGATCAAAGAAAGAAGATATCACAGTAACTTTATATATGATCCCTCTGCAGATACTGATTTTAAATCCATTTCACAAGTCTCTGCCTTGCGTAAAGTTATCAGATTACATTTAACTTCTAGATTCGATTGCACTAGTCAGACCTGATACATTCTGTTTGATGCTCGACATCCTTATAACAAACTAATTCTTGTTGTCAAATACAAATCCTCATTTTGAAAACACTGTATCCAAATAAAGCCCTATGGTTTTCAGCCAGCTTTGTCATGATTGTTAGGGAGAATTTCCAGACTCCAATCACACCATCCCCCAGGGAGATGGCTAGTAGAGTGCTAAGTTGCCTGGTATTGCATCAGAGAATAGAAGTGAAAGCCTAACAGAAGATTGCATTAGCTGCACTATCTAGGAGCTCAACTCACTAATGACTTCTGACTTCATCCCCAATGATATCAAGTTCAGGAGAGACTGGAAAAAAGAAAGCTTTTATGAATATACCTTTGGAACATATTGCAGTTTATCAATTCAAAGACACACAGGAAAATCATGGACTTTCTGCACTTCAGTGCAAATTACAAGCCTTGAGACAGAAcggtatatatattatatatgtcaaAAAAACCACAGTTGTCACTGGAAAGTGAGGGAGCTCCGCGGTGTTAGGGCAAAATGGAAAAATCAGTGGAAATATGCATTACAGTAGCCGCCGTCTAAAGCTCTGAGTGGTGCCTTGGTAAGTTCGAACAAGCAAACCTACTCCGATGCCAACCCCAACGCATATGCTCAAGCCAATCCCAACACCAACTCTCACACCAGCATTAAACCATGAAAGCTCTCCATCTTCACCTTCTAAATATGTCCCAGAGTAGTACAAGTTATTTTCTCCATATTCTGGTTTCAGGTCCAAGTATTCTGGTCCCTGTGaagttaaattaaaaaaatataaaatgccAAAAAGTTGACAAAAGTAAATGAAAATGCAGAATGCTTGGTCAAAGTGAGTGACGATGCATGTTGTCAGGGAACTCTGATGGTTTTCTAAAGACTACCAAATATATTATGCAAATACTGTCAGGTTTGGCAGCTAAAACCAAATGAGAGCAAGCTACTGCAAAACTACCATCTTAATTActattacgttgagaaaatgcCTTGGTTGCTCTAGTCATAAAACTATACCTCATGTCAAGTTGTCAATTAATCAAAAAGCTATCAACTGCTCAATAATTGAGTTGAAGATGAATTAGTATGTGTCTCATTAACAAGCATGTATCAGAGATCAAGAAACCACTCCACTATCACCACAACACCTAAAGATGTGAACAGGTTATTAGGATCTTCAATCTGTTTATATCCACCTTAAATCACTTTGCACAATACTTTAGACCAGATATTATAGGTTGTAATACTGTACTAAGACTCTTACTACATAATATCCAAAATGCTCTCAGAGGACAAATAAACAAGGAATAATATCCTAGTCGTTTTGTAGcatctgaaattttgaacaggATTGACATCATTTTatctcctatcaaattttggATCTGGGAGAATCAGCTGAGAGAGAAAAACCACACAGGAACACCATACATTATACAACTCAAAGAAACATATGATGATAAAATTGATACTATGTAGCTTCGCAACATTGTACTACAAGATTGTATATGCTCCTCAGGGCATGCAATATTGAACAACTTCTTTACttggttatttaattttgggtgatgatgCAAGTGTATGACAGTATGACCAGTAACAAACTCTGTATCAAGCATGAGCATGGTAAATGAAACATTGTCACAACAGAGAGCAGGACAAATCCAACTAGCAGATTACGTATAATTAAGTCTGCAACCATACTAAATAGGGAGTATATAAATACCTGAAACATGAACCTAGAAGGATTATTGTTCTCGTCTTCAGTTGCATCATACTCTGGTATTGAATCCAATAACCCTTTCCTCGTATGCTTCTTCCAAGGACTCAGCTGTAAAGTCTTTGTTAGAATTATTGGAGTTCCCAAGAAGGACCCTGCAATGTATACTTCAATTGAGGGTGTTGCAGACTCTGAACCCGTAAACTGCTTTGGTTTAAAGAAGCCAGTGCTTGCAATtatatttgtttcacaattcaTGCTCCATCTCGGGCCATGATGATCTGTTTCTGCAATGAAACCAATATTATTACACAACTCTAAAACCCCAGATAGCACGATAACATCCTTGTCAAAAACCTCAAACTTCACACTTCCGGTCATCCTTATACTATCAGTGCTGACAAACGTAGCTTCTTCTGACTTCTTATCTAACCGGTCTCTTCGAAGAAGAGTTGTTTCCCCATCTGAATACATGCTAGTTCTAACACCATTGACTTCAAGAAGAGTATCAGCATCCAATGGAATGTGATTTACCGTGAGGAATTCTGGAGCCGAATCATCAATCTCACATTTACTAATCCTAACATAGAAAACTCTTACATCAAGCCAAGGTAGTGACACCTTGGGTTGGTAGGTGGATTGTCTCCCAATCATGTGGCCATCACCAGTTGACCCACGACCATTTGAAATAGGTCCATGGCCATTTGAAGTAGGTGCATAGCCATTGAAAATAGGTGTGTGGCTGTTTGAGGTCTCATAAGAATTTTCCATGATACACTATTCTTCAGTTTTCCTCTATGAGATTTGAAAATACTTCCACTTCAACTGAGTGCATGAAGTGATATGCTTACAGATGGAACTCCTACGACAATAGCAAACCTACATTCACATCAATGAAATCAATTTAAACCAATCATTGCAACATCGCATGGAGATGAAAAACAGAAAGGGCAGGATACTCAGCTTCTTGTATGCAAGGAAATGAAAGAACATTCTATCTATTTGTATCAGAAGATAAGAACAAAACCAGTTGGGACAAAAGAAAACCCAGTTCCTAGAGTTGAAACCATTATCAGAACTCAGAACAAGataaataataaaacaaaataaagggTAAGAGAAGAAGCTTTACTTAATTAGACAGGAAACCCCATCAAGGGAATGAGCTGAATAGCAGAACCGACCATGAATGCAAGTTTTTTTGTAATAAATCAACTGAGAAACAAATAACTATCAAGTGTAAGGAAAGAGCAGTAGCAAAAAGAAacaccaaaacaaagaaaaaaatagagaggaTAAAGTACAGGATAATATGGGAGAAAATCCAAAAATCACAAGTCCTAGCAGTTGAAACCccaagattgaaaacataaccTGGTTTAAGACCACATCAAACTGAAAACATATATGAAAACAAATCCAAAGGATTCAACTAGAAACTTACAAGCTAGTAGCAGCAGAGGTGCAGAGCAATAAAGCTAAAGGCTTGAAGGTTTTTACTACTGCAAATTGTTGACAGGGAATATAATTCAATATATGTATTAAACCCATATAAATTCAGCCTGCAAACTAAACCCTTCTTATTACTGATCAAAACAGACTGAAAACGACATGGAAGCTCACAGCTGCCAACAAAATTACAGCAATAAACGACATTTTTCCCACTTCATATAAACAGACAAGGAGTGTGTGATGTGAGTGTGCGTGTAATCACCAACACTAAtttaaaacccagaaaaactcACCACAAGTATCTCACATCCCCGACAAACCATATGATAAAGACTCCAATCCACCCAAACGAAAGCTTTTGATTGATTCCCTTCCGCACATAAAATTTGTGGCCACGCAAGAGCAAATCCCAAGTTAACAAATCAGAAAACAGAGAGGTACCCGAGTCATAGAACTGGGAGATGCATTATCAAGAAAAGTAAGACCAACCCAGTTCCTCAAATATCACCAATAACAAAGGGTTTCTCTTAATTTGGATTTGGCAAGTAGATTCTTAATGGGATGGAGGAGAGgcataaattttatttattagaAGTGGGGTGTCTCATTATGTGTCTGATTGGAATATGATGAGATCTTATCCTAGAAGAAGGGGAAGAAGGGTGGCATGCAGTCGGCATGAGAAAGGGACGTTCTATTTTGCATCAAACGTACCAAAAAATCAGCTGATATCAAAGCAGTTTGGCCACGCAATTGCACCTGGCTAACACTGAGAGTGTGAACCAACATGGCCGGTGATAGTGTTAGAATACCAATCTCCCAcgtcaaaaaaaataaaagatatttAGCACTTGAGCTGTTGGCACATTTTTCTGTAAACCACCATTTATAAGAAAAAGTTGCCAGAGAGATGGACGTATTAAGCATTTTCTCCGATATGGTTTTTGATTCCAATTTGTACATTTTCCCTCATGCTTCGTTGATGAATTACATTTTCACCTTAGGATTAGCTCAAGTAATGAGAGAGAATTAGGAATAGATTAGATCACGAATTTGATTTCTCTCCAATGTGACCCAAAAAAAGAATTACATTGAAAAACCTCACATGCCATGTTAC
Coding sequences:
- the LOC112172990 gene encoding BTB/POZ domain-containing protein At3g05675 — its product is MKNPESLSQSSNHPNPNSLPTDKMVTGAGAATSKKRQRAVHAANLTASSSTRSSSSIVLDKPGPNPIHKPHDPSLPLFNDVASADVILRLTVDPTLSDLTSDHSPDDVVLYLHAACLRRCKYFAALLSDRWQPRNQDGRDDVVLAAPYRISLEVPPAPGAIEARISLLRLLYSDDDDFASTINTAAAAIELLPVALELLFEDCVRRCVQFLEAVPWTEEEESRILALVPLLSEDESKDLLARVSGTNNSSEEMLYGLITSVIHNPNMAYVKAFVAKLLREFSARDSAERVLERAFQSTFKVVKESMEDYTRPGVRGDHNETEAIQRLNLHTAMTNGRHLLWLVERMVELRVADAAVKAWSEQPSFTADLQRAFRDDAWRNIVPGLPGVLLRCTAKLSSAIASGTILVAAQVRKKLVNDWLPVLIVCKDNTSPLTPNNRPLYLDLEDTFLKIISTLPMLDAKELLQQCLIFSTRNFDDCPHLVMAFNTWFRRAARPPQGI
- the LOC112172992 gene encoding uncharacterized protein At1g01500 → MENSYETSNSHTPIFNGYAPTSNGHGPISNGRGSTGDGHMIGRQSTYQPKVSLPWLDVRVFYVRISKCEIDDSAPEFLTVNHIPLDADTLLEVNGVRTSMYSDGETTLLRRDRLDKKSEEATFVSTDSIRMTGSVKFEVFDKDVIVLSGVLELCNNIGFIAETDHHGPRWSMNCETNIIASTGFFKPKQFTGSESATPSIEVYIAGSFLGTPIILTKTLQLSPWKKHTRKGLLDSIPEYDATEDENNNPSRFMFQGPEYLDLKPEYGENNLYYSGTYLEGEDGELSWFNAGVRVGVGIGLSICVGVGIGVGLLVRTYQGTTQSFRRRLL